A genomic region of Streptomyces sp. NBC_00247 contains the following coding sequences:
- a CDS encoding FtsW/RodA/SpoVE family cell cycle protein has protein sequence MTAPTVDSPPPPLRLPKRRGVELSLLVGAVLISVYGYAAVGLAHDDAVPPDVARYGGGLGLLALVAHLAVRFRAPYADPLLLPIAVLLNGLGLVLIYRLDLETPSDTAAPTQLIWSTLGVAFFIVVVLLLRDHRVLQRYAYLSVAAALVLMIVPIFFPAVNGARIWIRAGGFSFQPGEFAKILLAVFFAAYLAANRNALAYSGRTVWKLQLPTGRVLGPIVAIWLLSVGVLVLERDLGTSLLFFGLFVILLYVATGRLGWIAVGLLLAAVGAFVVGSVEPHVHSRVEDWLDPFATIDAGQGPSQLAQSLFAFAEGGMLGTGLGLGHSILIGFAAKSDFILATAGEELGLAGLTAVFMLYALMVARGYRAGLALRDPFGQLLAVGLASILALQVFVIAGGVMGLIPLTGMAMPFLAQGGSSVVTNWIIVALLIRLSDQARAPRPGGPETGVIAPIAEDEQ, from the coding sequence ATGACCGCACCGACGGTGGACTCTCCCCCGCCCCCGCTCCGGCTGCCCAAACGGCGCGGCGTGGAGCTCTCCCTCCTCGTCGGCGCCGTCCTCATCTCCGTCTACGGGTACGCGGCGGTCGGCCTCGCCCACGACGACGCGGTACCGCCGGACGTCGCCCGCTACGGCGGGGGGCTCGGGCTGCTGGCCCTCGTCGCCCATCTCGCGGTCCGCTTCCGCGCCCCGTACGCCGACCCGCTGCTGCTCCCCATCGCGGTACTGCTCAACGGGCTGGGTCTGGTGCTGATCTACCGGCTCGACCTGGAGACGCCCTCGGACACGGCCGCGCCCACCCAGCTGATCTGGTCGACCCTCGGGGTGGCGTTCTTCATCGTGGTGGTGCTCCTGCTCCGCGACCACCGGGTGCTCCAGCGGTACGCCTACCTGTCGGTGGCGGCGGCGCTGGTGCTGATGATCGTGCCGATCTTCTTCCCGGCGGTGAACGGCGCCCGCATCTGGATCAGGGCCGGCGGGTTCTCCTTCCAGCCGGGCGAGTTCGCGAAGATCCTGCTGGCGGTGTTCTTCGCCGCGTACCTCGCGGCCAACCGCAACGCCCTCGCGTACTCCGGCCGCACGGTCTGGAAGCTCCAGCTGCCCACCGGCCGGGTGCTCGGTCCGATCGTGGCGATCTGGCTGCTGAGCGTCGGTGTCCTCGTCCTCGAACGGGACCTGGGCACCTCACTCCTCTTCTTCGGCCTCTTCGTGATCCTGCTGTACGTGGCGACCGGGCGCCTCGGCTGGATCGCGGTGGGTCTGCTGCTCGCCGCGGTCGGGGCGTTCGTCGTCGGTTCGGTCGAACCGCACGTGCACAGCCGGGTCGAGGACTGGCTGGACCCCTTCGCCACGATCGACGCCGGACAGGGGCCGAGCCAGCTGGCGCAGTCGCTCTTCGCGTTCGCCGAGGGCGGGATGCTCGGTACGGGCCTCGGGCTCGGGCACTCCATCCTGATCGGCTTCGCGGCGAAGTCCGACTTCATCCTGGCGACGGCCGGCGAGGAGCTGGGGCTGGCCGGGCTGACCGCCGTCTTCATGCTGTACGCGCTGATGGTGGCGCGTGGCTACCGCGCGGGGCTCGCGCTGCGCGATCCGTTCGGGCAGTTGCTCGCCGTCGGGCTCGCCTCGATCCTGGCGCTCCAGGTGTTCGTGATCGCCGGTGGGGTGATGGGGCTGATCCCGCTGACGGGCATGGCGATGCCGTTCCTGGCACAGGGTGGTTCCTCGGTGGTCACCAACTGGATCATCGTGGCGCTGCTCATCCGGCTCAGCGACCAGGCCCGCGCTCCCCGCCCCGGCGGGCCGGAGACCGGCGTCATCGCCCCGATCGCGGAGGACGAGCAGTGA
- a CDS encoding penicillin-binding transpeptidase domain-containing protein: protein MIRYIRRAAAFCLLLLAALLVNAARVQVFEADELTGNSANRRNTIARYDQPRGNILVRTGGGDATATVTGSKDTGEQLAWERTYLHGPLYAPVTGYASQTYGTTLIENAEDGILSGTDSLLAPLPLWNDLTRGRQPGGNVVTTVRSAMQRAAYQGLAGRKGAVAALEPSTGKILALVSSPSYDPEQLSGTGSAVTDAWARLNASDSRPMLNRAIRQTYPPGSAFKIVTAAAALDAGVVDDPDEETDTPSPYVLPGTSTVLPNESSGCEKASLAEAIRVSCNTVMAHLGVEVGLHGMVEAAERFGFNDDGLRIPSGVAKSNFDTEMSDDQLAQSSIGQFDTTATPLQMAMVAAAVANDGEIAHPHLVDRTVKHDGDTVSQTSTRSYRRAMSPSAAVQLRRMMVDVVENGTGTNAAIDGVTVGGKTGTAQHGVDNTGAPYAWFISWAQSAGSATPEVAVAVVVEDAAADRADISGGGSAAPIARAVMEAALGQE from the coding sequence GTGATCCGGTACATCCGGCGGGCCGCCGCGTTCTGTCTGCTGCTCCTCGCGGCGCTGCTGGTGAACGCGGCGCGCGTCCAGGTCTTCGAGGCCGACGAGCTGACCGGCAACTCCGCCAACCGCCGCAACACGATCGCCCGTTACGACCAGCCGCGCGGCAACATCCTGGTGCGTACGGGCGGCGGCGACGCGACGGCCACCGTCACCGGCTCCAAGGACACCGGCGAGCAGCTCGCCTGGGAGCGCACCTACCTCCACGGCCCGTTGTACGCCCCGGTCACCGGCTACGCCTCACAGACGTACGGCACCACCCTGATCGAGAACGCCGAGGACGGCATCCTCTCCGGGACCGACTCCCTGCTCGCCCCGCTGCCGCTCTGGAACGACCTCACACGCGGCCGGCAGCCGGGCGGGAACGTGGTCACCACCGTCAGAAGCGCGATGCAGCGGGCCGCCTACCAGGGTCTCGCCGGGCGCAAGGGCGCGGTGGCCGCGCTGGAGCCGTCGACCGGGAAGATCCTGGCCCTGGTCTCCTCGCCCTCGTACGACCCCGAGCAGCTCTCCGGCACCGGCTCGGCGGTGACCGACGCCTGGGCGCGGCTCAACGCCTCGGACAGCCGGCCGATGCTCAACCGGGCCATCCGGCAGACCTACCCGCCCGGTTCCGCCTTCAAGATCGTGACGGCGGCGGCGGCGCTGGACGCCGGGGTGGTGGACGACCCCGACGAGGAGACCGACACCCCGTCCCCGTACGTCCTGCCGGGCACGTCCACGGTGCTGCCCAACGAGTCGAGCGGGTGCGAGAAGGCATCGCTGGCGGAGGCGATCCGGGTCTCCTGCAACACCGTGATGGCGCATCTGGGGGTGGAGGTGGGGCTGCACGGGATGGTGGAGGCGGCGGAGAGGTTCGGCTTCAACGACGACGGGCTGCGGATCCCCTCGGGGGTGGCGAAGAGCAACTTCGACACGGAGATGAGCGACGACCAGCTGGCGCAGTCCTCGATCGGGCAGTTCGACACGACGGCGACCCCCCTCCAGATGGCGATGGTCGCCGCCGCCGTGGCGAACGACGGCGAGATCGCCCACCCGCACCTGGTGGACCGTACGGTCAAGCACGACGGCGACACCGTGTCGCAGACGTCCACCCGCTCCTACCGGCGGGCGATGAGCCCGTCGGCCGCCGTCCAGCTGCGGCGGATGATGGTCGACGTCGTGGAGAACGGCACCGGCACCAACGCGGCGATCGACGGTGTCACGGTCGGCGGCAAGACGGGTACCGCGCAGCACGGGGTGGACAACACGGGTGCGCCGTACGCGTGGTTCATCTCGTGGGCGCAGTCGGCCGGTTCGGCGACGCCCGAGGTGGCGGTCGCCGTGGTGGTGGAGGACGCGGCGGCGGACCGCGCGGACATCAGCGGCGGCGGCAGCGCGGCGCCGATCGCGCGGGCGGTGATGGAGGCGGCGCTGGGGCAGGAGTGA